The DNA sequence tgggttgtgacccaatgctTGGTGGGTcatgcaactgacaagctgatagctgataaggaaaatatattgagcaccacagaaagtgaaactgagccacaggtgTGCTTTTACTCAAGCTTTAGAAGCTTCTTATTCAATAATAGTTACTAACTGTCAAGGAAGTGGGAGTTGTGGTTTTGGGAGGGTCAAAATGTGGAAGAGATGTAAGTGTGTTCTGAAGCATGAACACCCTGTGAAATTGCAAGAATAAGAATTGAGAGGGTGTAGCCAAAAGGGAGAAGCAGGTGTTTGTGGTTAGTAGTTAGTCTTTTTCTGGATAACAAAAAAACAGACTGCAgtagcaatcaatcaatcaatgaggGTAATTGtgcttcagtggggggggggcgttgctaTAAATTGGGTTAAAAATTTTTGGTTGGGAGAGTTCCAGGACGGAGCTTTTCCAGAGGCATCTTGCTGCCTGAATGGGGTTTCTGTGCTGTCTGACAGTGGAAGGATTATGCGTGGAGGGTCTAGTTTCAGTACTGCAAATCAGACAGATGGTTATTATGCTTTGCTGCCTCAAGTATGTATGCCTTGGAAGTCCGGGTGGactcaggaagggagttaggaaaTTGGTGGCACTGCTTCTAGTAGTGCTCCCCTCCTGGCCtcgactgccccccccaacctggtCACAGCCTTGTTCCatcacctccctgccccattccatccctttTTGACTTGCTGGGACCCCTTGACAAGCCACTAACtgcttgtggcagtgaccctGTTATCCATATCTAAAATAACCTGCAAACTCTGAAAAGAGACACCTCTATGTTATCAGTATGGCCACACTTTTAGCTCAATTAGATACATCTGGGAGTGTCTCTGACCCAATCATTACATAAACAGCCATTATCAATCACCATTAAATGAGTTTCCTGTAGAAAAGATATGTGTTAACAACAAGACACTCCAATTTTAAGAACTTCTTGATGTTTGCTAGGCTCTGTAAGGCCCTTAACATTCCAAGATAGCACATCAAACATAACCATATAATTagtaaataaaatacaaagaagTAGTGCCTCCTTCTTATATCAAACCATTACAAGAAATCTTAAAGAGAAATTTTACTCACACTACCGTTATAACTAGAGATTAAAATAATAAGAtaacataatataataataaGATAAAAGACAATAATATAGaataaaataatagtaataaaaaacACATCTCATATAGTGAaaaggtaccccccccccccaaaaaaaaaaaaaagaacacaaactcTAGccttccaggtaagggagcagaaATAGTTGCATTGTGGGTGGCACAATATTATCAAAATAGGTTTTTAATAATGAAGCTCATCAAAAGATTGGTAAAAACGCCCCATCAACTATTTTCCTTACACTTATCCTCCTTCAGTACAATTGACTAATTCATTGCCTTATTTATATTCTTCAGTAAATTGGCAATAAGCCCAGAACAGCCCAAAAAAATTCAGTCAAAACAAGCGAAAAGGGACAGTGATAGCAGGAACCTCATTAACCCGTCCCTTTAGTTTTAACCATGGTAATTTATAGGATATTTTACAAGGATTTCCAATACTGTTGACATGAATCAATCTTATTGTTCAGTCATAAATTCCAAACATGATTTCTTAAGCAAACAGAAGAATGTCTTGATGTAATCCAGATAGAAAAGCTTCAGCTGTTGCTGGACTTTGACATTttttaggggccaatcctaagTGCGTGGCCGGCGCACTGCCTCGGCAACCAACATTGTGcaagtgccgtaaggcatgtcacCAATAAGCCTGCAACAATGGCATagagggcagagccagttggcactgggaAGACAGGCCGCGTGAGCTCCAGGCAGTATCCTGCTGGTCAGCActgaggctttttggggtgggggaaggtggaaggggAGAACAGAACTGGGTGGAGAGGGGATGGATAAAGGAAAGGAttggggcagagatggtggcagagcctgccgccGAATCCTATGCACCTTCCCAACCCTGAAAGGCTGAAACGGGCCacctcagttctgcacctgctAAGCAACGGTAGCTGCAAGGAGACCTATTGCTGAGCtcgacatgggataagggaatatcagttcccttatcctgaggagactctggcggCTGTCccggccccataggatacagcggtagccttTTCTCCACTactgtaccactgggcaccaccacaGCATAGGACTAGGCTGCCCATCTgccccttgggggaaaaaaaagttacagGGAATCTTAAATtaactactttttgctgaaaagtgatatGTAATTCTTTTTTCTGCCTTGCCAATCATACAAGATAATTCAGAtacttgacttttttttaaaaaaaaagaacttcaaCATGAGTCTCCACATTTTAGGAAGGTTTGCAAGGGAAAGAATATACTCATTCAGTTAATAATTAAAAATCAGATGAGAGTTGTAGAAGCTCATGCAGAAATTCTTCATCGAAATCCACTGGTTCTCCTGGCTTGATCTCTATTTTTGGTATACCAACAATATGGACGACAAGCTGAAAATACCACCCAGGAGATCCTAGCAGATAAAATATTATGAGAGGTTGTCACAGTAAATTCCTGAGATGTTACATGATCCTGTAATAAATTTCTCTTAATTTTGCATCTGTTTAATATTAACCAACAAGGCTTCAAAAAGAATCCCGCAGCTATTGCATCAAACCTTTCATTGGTTGAAAGCTGCAATAATTTCTGAGACTGAGTTTCAGATTTAGCCAAAAGACCATTCATTAATCTAaataagggcccaaacctatcctccccccccccgcacttgtgcagcagcaccaaaaaagggtgtgctgtatccaatgggggggggagggaatcaggaGGATTTggaggggaatggggatttaaatcccttacaCCTCCATAAACCTCTTGCTTatggtctcctcggatctgttgCAAccctttagctggtgcaagtctgagaagagaaagggagcagggaggctgatcatggaggggatagcatccggTGTGTGACATCATGACAGATTCACCCCTCCTGCAGCTCCTATACCTGTGTTctgcccccccactgctgctctgccttccccattccacctccctcaATGCCATACCTACCTTGGCGGGTCCCATGTTCCTCCGGTGGGCACAGGAACGCTCTGCTGGCGCTCTGGCAGTGTGCACTGAGCACTACTTTTAGTTCTGCCAGCACTGTGAgcccataggattgtgttgtgagacAGTAATTGCAGTCTTATGGTCTCCTCGGTCTCCTTATGGTCTCCTCCTCCTTGTGGAAGAAGTAGGAGAGGGAGAGCAAGTTTTGTCATTTTTTGGGACCACAACTGCTTGAACCTAAGCCAGAAAAAAGCCAATTATCAACGTGAGGCTAATGAAATATAATTAAAAGTAAAACAAAGTCTATTCACCCACTGATAAGATGAGAAAACAAAAGTTCAAATCAAAGTGCATCATAAGGAAGTAATGATCGTGGCACTAATGTGCTTCTGATAACAACAACCATCAACACAACCAGGACCAGAAGTCCTGGATTCTCTCATGTGCAGTCACGACCGCATTTTGCTCAAACCTTTTCCCAGAGGTTGGACGTTCGTATAGTCTATCTTCAGCATGGATTGTGTCATGTGTGTAATAAGGTTTGCTTTATCTGGTAGCTTTTCTCACAGAACACTTATATGGTTTCTGTCCTGCATGGATTTGCTCATCTGTAATAGAACTGCACTTTGTCAGAAACTTTTCCCACAGACAGAACATTAATAGGGTCTTTCTCCTGAATGGATTCTCTCATGAGTCGTGAGATTTGCTTTCTGCCGGAAGCTTTTCCTACAGActgagcatttatagggtttttcTCCTGAATGGATTCTCTCATGCGTAACCAGGATTGATTTTTGCCGGAAGGTTTTCGCACAGATAggacatttataaggtttctctccagaATGGATTCGTTCGTGGGTAATTAGGGTTACTTTTTGCCGGAAACTTTTCCCACAGAAGAGACAATTATAGGATTTCTCTCCTGAATGGATTCTTTCATGTGTAATAAGGTTTGTTTTGTGCCGAAAACATTTCTCACATACCGAACATTTATaaggtctctctcctgaatgGATTCTCTCATGTGTAATCAGGCTTGCTTTTTGCTGGAAACTTTTCCCACAGATtgaacatttatagggtttctctcctgaatGGGTCCTCTCATGTTGCTTAAGGTGTGCTTTATCCCAGTAGCTATTCTTGCATGCTGAACATTTATAGGGTCTCTCTCCTGAATGGATTCTCTCATGCGCAGTAAGTCCTGCTTTATCCCGGTAGCTTTTTTCGCAGATtgaacatttatagggtttctgtCCTGAATGGATTCTCTCATGGGCAATAAGATTTCCTTTTTGTCGAAAAGTTTTCTCACAGACCAAACATTTATACGGCTTCTCTCCTGAATGGATTCTCTCATGCGTAATAAGACTTACTTTCTGCCGGAAGCATTTCCCACAGTCtgaacatttatagggtttctctcctgaatGGATTCTTTCATGTGTAATCAGGACTGCTTTTTGCCGGAAACTCTTCTGACAGATGGGACATTTATAGGGTCTCTCACCTGAATGAATTCTCTCATGGGTAATAAGGTTTCCTCTGTGCTCAAAATGTTTTCCACAGATGGGACATGTATATAGTCTCTCTTCTGAATGGATTCCCTCATGTGTGATAAAGCTCAATTTATCCCGATAGTTATTCCCATACAGTGAGCTTTTATAGGGTTGCTCTCCAGTATGGATTCTCTCGTGTATAACAACGCTTACTTTCTGCCGGAAGCATTTCCCACAGATtgaacatttatagggtttctctcctgaatGAATTCTCTCATGCGCAATCAGGACTGCTTTTTGCCGGAAACTCTTCTGACAGACAGGACATTTATAGGGTCTCTCACCTGAATGGATTCTCTCGTGTGAACTAAGGTTTCCTTTTTGCCGAAAACTTTTCCCACAGATGGGACATTTATAGGGTCTCTCACCCGAATGGATTCTCTCATGTGTAATCAGACTTCCTTTCTGCCGAAAACTTTTCCCACAGATGGAACATTTATAAGGTCTCTCACCTGAATGGATTCTCTCATGTATATTAAGGTTCCCTTTATACTGGAAACTTTTTCCACAGTTGgcacatttatagggtttctctcctgaatGAATACTGTTATGCTTAGAAAGGTTTGCTTCTTCCTGGAAGCAATTACCATTGACTGAACATCTGTAGGGTCTCTCTCTTGAACAGATACTCTCACGAACAGTAAAGCTTGCATTATTCTGGTAACTTCCCTTGAACTCtgaacatttatagggtttctctcccaAATGGATTTTCTCATGCCTAAGAAGACTACATTTATTCTCGTAGCTATTCTCACAGAGTGAACATTTATACAGTCTCACTCCTGAATGGATTCTCTTGTGTGCAATTAGGGTTGCTTTTTGCCGGAAACTTTTCGCACAGACAggacatttatagggtttctctcctgaatGGATTCTCTCATGAGTAATAAGGCTAGCTTTATTCCAGTAGCTGTTATCACAGGCTaaacatttataaggtttctctcctgaatGGATCCTCTCATGTGTAATTAGGTTTGCTTTCTGCCTAAAATTTTTCTCACAAACcaaacatttatagggtttctctcctgaatGGATTCTCTCATGTGTAATCAAGGTCGCTTTTTGAAGAAAACCTTTCTCACAGATAGGACATTTATAGGGTCTGTCTCCTGAATGGATTCTCTCATGTGTAATTAGGGTCGCTTTTTGCCGAAAACTTTTCCCACACACAAGACATGTATAGGGTCTCTCTCCAGAATGGATTCTCTCATGCGTAATGAGGTTTCCTTTTTGCCGAAAACATTTCCCACAGAGCGAGCATTTGTAGGGCTTCTCTCCTGAATGGATTCTCTCATGCTTAATAAGGTTCGCTTTATCCCGGCAGCTTTTACTGCAGATGGAACATTTATAGCATCTCTCTTCTAAATGGCTTTTCTCATGTGTAATAAGGCTTGCTTTCTGCCGGAAGCTGTTCCCACAGACTGCGCATTTATAATGTCTTTCTTCTGAATGGATTCTCTCATGTGTAATAAGGTTTGCTTTTTGCTGAAAACTTTTCCCACAAACAAGACAATTAAATGGTCTCTCCCCTGAATGGATTCTCTCATGTGCAATCAATGTGGCTTTTTGCCGAAAACCTTTTTCACAGACATGGCATTTATAGGGTCTCTCTCCTGAATGGATTCTCTCATGTGTAATCAGGGTCACTCTTTGCCGAAAACTTTTCCCGCAGACTGAGCATTTGTAGGGCTTCTCTCCTGAGTGGATTCTTCCATGCTTAATAAGACTTGCTTTATCCCTGCAGCTTTTACCGCAGATCAAACATTTATAGCATTTCTCTTCTGAATGGATTTTCTCATGTTTAATAAGGCTTGCTTTCTGCCGGAAGCCTTTTCCACAGTCCGCGCACTTATAGGGTCTTTCTCCCGAATGGATTCTCTCATGGGTAATAAGGTTTGTTTTCTGCCGAAAACTTTTCCCACAGGCCAAACATTTATAGGGTTTTTCTCCTGAATGGATTCTGTGATGTGTAATAAGGCTTGATTGCTGCCGGAAGCATTTCTCGCAGACTGTGCATATATAGGGTCTCTCTCCTGAATGGATTCTCTCATGCGTAATGAGGTTTCCTTTTTGCCGAAAACTTTTCCCACATGCcaaacatttatagggtttctctcctgtatggATACTCTCATGATCAGTAAGTACAGATTGCCAATTAAAGCTTTTTCCACAATAATATGTTTGCTCTcctgtattaatttttttaactccATTAAAACTAGAGCCCCTTCGGTTTTTTTGACTAAATATATGAAATGTCTTTTCTTTATGGTCTTCATTGACATAGTTGTTTCCTTCTTCATAACTTGAAATGTTTTTCCATCTTCTCCCTGggtattttctctcctgcttgtttgCTTTGCCCTGTGCTGCCTTCTCCAGATTGTGCAAAATGCCTTCTAACCATATTCTGTTGGATTCCATTTGCTTTCTGATTGTTACGACAAGATTCTCCTTGTCTTTCATGCTCCAATGGCCTGTTGGAGTGAACAGAGAATGATGACAGTAGGAAAGTCCCAAGTAAATATGTCCCATGCAAGTATGACCCAGGGTACAACTGAAAACAAGATGAGAttctatgcagtggttcccaaactgtggatcaggacccactggtgggtcacaacctgatttttggtgggtcgtcaaAGGGTGCTAGAAAATAATTGCCTCATGctctgaggttattcaaaaatcagatactgtagctgctaattaccctgcaaagaggtcagctcctgcagtttgcaagcaggtgtaaaCACAGAGAGCTAAACCTTTTGAGTGtcatttttctggttattattacttataaataaatgcataaataaaatactatctctttctagagctcctttttttaaaagtttggtaaacctaggtgggtcccaatagagtatcATACtgaaaagtgggtcatggtgctaaaaggtttgggaatctCGGTTCTATGGATTTCAAAGAGATCAACTCTATCTGCGACTATTAGATGCAATGGCtttatgctacctccaggttcagatgCAGTGTGCACATCAATTCCTGGAAAGCAATATTGGAAAAGTGGTATTTGCCAACCAGTCCTGGctttgggcttcccagaggcatcttgtAAGCCCCTGCCAAAAACACAATGTTGGACTAAATTGACCTTTGGTCTTATCCAGCAGAGTCCTTTCCAAACCACTGTGTCAACTgtaaagggatcaaatgtgttgaGTGTCCATGGTCCTTAGCCACAGATGGCTCAAATGACTTCCAGAAATGACTTCCCAGGAACTGGCGTGGAAAAATAATGCCTATCCACACTGATGTAGTTTATCTATTCTTCAGCTGAGCATGCACTTTGGAGGTCACACTTTTCTCAAATTATCTAGAAAAACACTGATCATCTAGAAGCCAGGACTCTCCTCCTTGTTTCACCTTGATCACTATATCAGGAAGCTCTGATCTGGCAAAAGGCATGTCAGGTGGTATTCCAGTCTTGAGTCTAGTGGTGGTAATAGTTCTAGTATCTTCAACTATTAACGTTTGCCCAATATCTAGTGGTTTGATACAAGTTACCTTTAATCTATCCTTACCTGAGCTGTTGATTGATAGAAcctccttttctttaaaaaactgGCAATCCCATTGTTCAAGCTTGGAGATTGGATTGGGTTTAGGGACCGAATGTTCTGCACAGAAAAAACAAAGGCAGATGTAAATGAATTGAATTAATATTctaacgcagtgtttctcaaactgtgggtcaggacccattaggtgcgtcgcaaaccaatttcaggtggtccctattcatttcagtgtgttttatttttaatatatgagacttgatgctcccatggtatgtgactgcatttggggaaatgtgacagatctatacttttaacaagctactaagtatatgcttttaataatgatagtcaatggggcttactcctgggtaagtgtggataggattgcagcctttgggatgtttggggaatttttctaAAGGGATCGGCAACTGTTTGGgcgggttaggagggttcttacttttaaaataaatgtttaaacttttacttacttaatttgatttgattttgtcatgtgcagggtattaaaaatgttcctgcttgatgatgtcacttctggccatgacatcacttccaggttagtgacatcacttccggtgactCCTaatagattgtcattccaaaaagtgggtcctggtgctaaaaagtttgaaaaccactgacctaatgaataggggaaaaaatcccaCTGAATTAAGGAATTCCCCTTTTGAGCATATATGATGCAAACATGCCCTGTAtgggtgggcagcccaattcaacATAACTCTCTGTCCTccaatgtagcagtgccaaaaggacaagtgctgcatcctgtgggagatttATAGTTGCAGAGGCCTTAGAACAAGGCAAGAATTGTTCCCTTGCAAGAACTGTCCCCAAGGCAAGCCTCCACTACCCCAgtgggtttacttggacctgtgccagctactttgctgctgCAAATCCAAGTGGGCCCGGGAAAgttgaggccaggaaaggggatagaatATCAGTGGACCTGCTACTGCCAATACCGTCACCTTCCTGGCCTTGAAACactaccctccccaccccagtctccttcccattctgccataagaacataagaacataagaacagccccactggatcaggccataggcccatctagcccagcttcctgtatctcacagcggcccaccaaatgccccaaggagcacaccagataacaagagacttcatcctggtgccctcccttgcatctggcattctgacatagcccattcctaaaatcaggaggttgcgcatacacatcatggcttgtaccccgtaatgaatttttcctccagaaacttgtccaatccccttttaaaggcgtccaggccagtcgccatcaccacatcctgtggcaaagagttccacagaccgaccacatgctgagtaaagaaatattttcttttgtctgttctaactctcccaacactcagttgtagtggatgtcccctggttctggtgatgtgagagtgtaaagagcatctccctatccactctgtccatcccctgcataattttgccctgcaccaactttctggtgccaagACTCCCAGGATGGCCACCAACATGCAGATTCAGCCACTGGCCATTGCCACTTCCAACATCAATCAGGCTGTGCTCTATGGCACATCACTGTTTGTGCCAGCCATAAAGCAAGCTGTGGCTCTAGAATGTGCGTTCTGGAGATGCAAAGGCCCAATGGGATTGGGCAGCAAATTCAGCTTGG is a window from the Tiliqua scincoides isolate rTilSci1 chromosome 2, rTilSci1.hap2, whole genome shotgun sequence genome containing:
- the LOC136641028 gene encoding zinc finger protein 208-like isoform X2, which gives rise to MKDKENLVVTIRKQMESNRIWLEGILHNLEKAAQGKANKQERKYPGRRWKNISSYEEGNNYVNEDHKEKTFHIFSQKNRRGSSFNGVKKINTGEQTYYCGKSFNWQSVLTDHESIHTGEKPYKCLACGKSFRQKGNLITHERIHSGERPYICTVCEKCFRQQSSLITHHRIHSGEKPYKCLACGKSFRQKTNLITHERIHSGERPYKCADCGKGFRQKASLIKHEKIHSEEKCYKCLICGKSCRDKASLIKHGRIHSGEKPYKCSVCGKSFRQRVTLITHERIHSGERPYKCHVCEKGFRQKATLIAHERIHSGERPFNCLVCGKSFQQKANLITHERIHSEERHYKCAVCGNSFRQKASLITHEKSHLEERCYKCSICSKSCRDKANLIKHERIHSGEKPYKCSLCGKCFRQKGNLITHERIHSGERPYTCLVCGKSFRQKATLITHERIHSGDRPYKCPICEKGFLQKATLITHERIHSGEKPYKCLVCEKNFRQKANLITHERIHSGEKPYKCLACDNSYWNKASLITHERIHSGEKPYKCPVCAKSFRQKATLIAHKRIHSGVRLYKCSLCENSYENKCSLLRHEKIHLGEKPYKCSEFKGSYQNNASFTVRESICSRERPYRCSVNGNCFQEEANLSKHNSIHSGEKPYKCANCGKSFQYKGNLNIHERIHSGERPYKCSICGKSFRQKGSLITHERIHSGERPYKCPICGKSFRQKGNLSSHERIHSGERPYKCPVCQKSFRQKAVLIAHERIHSGEKPYKCSICGKCFRQKVSVVIHERIHTGEQPYKSSLYGNNYRDKLSFITHEGIHSEERLYTCPICGKHFEHRGNLITHERIHSGERPYKCPICQKSFRQKAVLITHERIHSGEKPYKCSDCGKCFRQKVSLITHERIHSGEKPYKCLVCEKTFRQKGNLIAHERIHSGQKPYKCSICEKSYRDKAGLTAHERIHSGERPYKCSACKNSYWDKAHLKQHERTHSGEKPYKCSICGKSFQQKASLITHERIHSGERPYKCSVCEKCFRHKTNLITHERIHSGEKSYNCLFCGKSFRQKVTLITHERIHSGEKPYKCPICAKTFRQKSILVTHERIHSGEKPYKCSVCRKSFRQKANLTTHERIHSGERPY
- the LOC136641028 gene encoding zinc finger protein 585B-like isoform X1, producing the protein MDQMTFRDVAVYFTKGEWALLDAKQKALYRDVMQENYDNVTSIEHSVPKPNPISKLEQWDCQFFKEKEVLSINSSGHWSMKDKENLVVTIRKQMESNRIWLEGILHNLEKAAQGKANKQERKYPGRRWKNISSYEEGNNYVNEDHKEKTFHIFSQKNRRGSSFNGVKKINTGEQTYYCGKSFNWQSVLTDHESIHTGEKPYKCLACGKSFRQKGNLITHERIHSGERPYICTVCEKCFRQQSSLITHHRIHSGEKPYKCLACGKSFRQKTNLITHERIHSGERPYKCADCGKGFRQKASLIKHEKIHSEEKCYKCLICGKSCRDKASLIKHGRIHSGEKPYKCSVCGKSFRQRVTLITHERIHSGERPYKCHVCEKGFRQKATLIAHERIHSGERPFNCLVCGKSFQQKANLITHERIHSEERHYKCAVCGNSFRQKASLITHEKSHLEERCYKCSICSKSCRDKANLIKHERIHSGEKPYKCSLCGKCFRQKGNLITHERIHSGERPYTCLVCGKSFRQKATLITHERIHSGDRPYKCPICEKGFLQKATLITHERIHSGEKPYKCLVCEKNFRQKANLITHERIHSGEKPYKCLACDNSYWNKASLITHERIHSGEKPYKCPVCAKSFRQKATLIAHKRIHSGVRLYKCSLCENSYENKCSLLRHEKIHLGEKPYKCSEFKGSYQNNASFTVRESICSRERPYRCSVNGNCFQEEANLSKHNSIHSGEKPYKCANCGKSFQYKGNLNIHERIHSGERPYKCSICGKSFRQKGSLITHERIHSGERPYKCPICGKSFRQKGNLSSHERIHSGERPYKCPVCQKSFRQKAVLIAHERIHSGEKPYKCSICGKCFRQKVSVVIHERIHTGEQPYKSSLYGNNYRDKLSFITHEGIHSEERLYTCPICGKHFEHRGNLITHERIHSGERPYKCPICQKSFRQKAVLITHERIHSGEKPYKCSDCGKCFRQKVSLITHERIHSGEKPYKCLVCEKTFRQKGNLIAHERIHSGQKPYKCSICEKSYRDKAGLTAHERIHSGERPYKCSACKNSYWDKAHLKQHERTHSGEKPYKCSICGKSFQQKASLITHERIHSGERPYKCSVCEKCFRHKTNLITHERIHSGEKSYNCLFCGKSFRQKVTLITHERIHSGEKPYKCPICAKTFRQKSILVTHERIHSGEKPYKCSVCRKSFRQKANLTTHERIHSGERPY